The following are from one region of the Candidatus Methylomirabilota bacterium genome:
- a CDS encoding copper resistance CopC family protein produces the protein MRAPRLIAGLIGLLPLAPVGVLGHAFLVKSVPARRAVVSEPPGRVELWFSERLEGAYSRVSVEDAEGRRVDRGDGTVSRDDPRRLTVALPPISPGTYTVRYRVLSVDGHVVEAACSFTVKGRAR, from the coding sequence GTGAGGGCGCCGCGCCTGATCGCCGGTCTCATCGGCCTGCTGCCTCTGGCACCCGTCGGCGTGCTGGGGCACGCCTTTCTCGTCAAGTCGGTGCCCGCACGACGCGCCGTCGTCAGCGAGCCCCCTGGGCGGGTAGAGCTCTGGTTCAGCGAGCGGCTGGAAGGCGCCTACTCTCGGGTGTCGGTGGAGGACGCCGAGGGCCGGCGCGTGGACCGCGGCGACGGAACGGTCAGCCGGGACGATCCCCGCCGCCTCACTGTCGCCTTGCCGCCGATCTCCCCCGGCACCTACACGGTGCGCTACCGCGTGCTGTCCGTCGACGGTCACGTCGTCGAGGCCGCTTGCTCGTTCACCGTGAAGGGCCGCGCTCGCTGA
- a CDS encoding phosphatase PAP2 family protein, protein MLVHREGPRSLIPRSPLPLTVLALAGGGFAGLVVLVLVGTVEAETDVRHALLGWASPTLVAVLDVINLAGDWRLILPGAVVLFALFPGARERWRAWVGLIVATPLAESLVKHLIGRTRPEDLSLGFPSGHVTAAAAFFGALGYLIAGVPSRGVRLAVRVGAVLIVLLVALARIVLRAHWPLDALGGAVLGLALASAAAWAAQVPAGEER, encoded by the coding sequence TTGCTCGTTCACCGTGAAGGGCCGCGCTCGCTGATACCACGGAGCCCGCTGCCGCTCACCGTGCTGGCGCTGGCCGGCGGCGGCTTCGCCGGGCTCGTGGTCCTGGTGCTGGTCGGGACCGTGGAGGCCGAGACCGACGTCCGGCACGCGCTCCTGGGCTGGGCGTCGCCGACGCTCGTGGCCGTCCTCGACGTGATCAACCTCGCCGGTGACTGGCGCCTGATCCTCCCCGGCGCCGTGGTGCTGTTCGCCCTGTTCCCCGGCGCGCGCGAGCGCTGGCGGGCCTGGGTGGGCCTGATCGTCGCGACGCCCCTGGCCGAGAGCCTCGTGAAGCACCTGATCGGGCGGACCCGGCCCGAAGACCTCTCGCTGGGGTTCCCCAGCGGCCACGTCACTGCGGCCGCGGCCTTCTTCGGCGCGCTCGGCTATTTGATCGCCGGCGTGCCCTCACGCGGCGTGCGCCTGGCCGTACGCGTCGGCGCGGTCCTCATCGTTCTGCTGGTCGCGCTGGCGCGAATCGTGTTACGGGCGCACTGGCCCCTCGACGCGCTGGGCGGGGCCGTCCTGGGTCTGGCCCTGGCCTCGGCGGCGGCCTGGGCCGCTCAGGTCCCGGCGGGCGAGGAACGCTGA